One stretch of Candidatus Bathyarchaeia archaeon DNA includes these proteins:
- a CDS encoding CDP-2,3-bis-(O-geranylgeranyl)-sn-glycerol synthase, translated as MDIALLIIEALKFIFPAYCANAAPVLGGGGKTMDFGRNFFDGKRLFGAHKTFRGFFVGLALGTVVGVVECLVFGFPWLFAFLTPLGALLGDLAGAFCKRRLNLAPGALLPVVDQIDFVVGALVFALPVMPISWQLALTVLLITPPIHLGTNFVAYKLKLKKNPW; from the coding sequence ATGGACATAGCCCTCTTAATAATTGAAGCCCTAAAATTCATCTTCCCAGCCTACTGTGCAAACGCCGCACCCGTTCTTGGCGGCGGCGGAAAAACCATGGACTTTGGGAGAAACTTTTTCGACGGCAAACGCCTCTTTGGCGCTCACAAAACTTTCCGTGGCTTCTTTGTCGGCTTAGCCTTAGGCACCGTTGTTGGCGTGGTGGAATGCCTTGTTTTCGGTTTTCCTTGGCTGTTTGCCTTCTTAACGCCTTTAGGTGCCCTTCTGGGCGACTTAGCGGGAGCATTCTGCAAAAGACGGCTAAACCTTGCTCCTGGCGCTCTGCTTCCTGTGGTGGACCAAATTGACTTTGTTGTGGGTGCACTGGTCTTCGCGTTGCCCGTTATGCCGATAAGCTGGCAGTTAGCTTTGACCGTTCTGCTTATCACGCCGCCAATTCACTTGGGCACAAACTTT
- a CDS encoding AAA family ATPase, whose translation MNKVPTGCSCIDSFLQGGVAPETLTLIYGEPETGKSTLALQCAAHCALQLHLKTLYIDCDHTFAPERLSQITQHHFSQAAEQILLMRPNDFAEQTAAVDNLADCVNQSFGLVVIDTFNSLYRARMAETASKPKASFSVNRELNRQMALLAQTAKTQHIPIIVTSQVRAKFDDPYVAVAPVATRVVQFWADTTIALKPTETPQIITATLKNRNPQEVTCTLRITQTGIHDHQIA comes from the coding sequence ATGAACAAGGTACCCACAGGCTGCAGCTGCATAGACAGTTTCCTTCAAGGCGGCGTAGCCCCCGAAACCTTAACGCTGATTTACGGGGAACCTGAAACAGGCAAATCTACCCTCGCCCTCCAATGCGCTGCACACTGCGCCCTTCAGCTTCACCTCAAAACCCTCTACATCGACTGCGACCACACCTTCGCCCCCGAACGCCTCAGCCAAATCACCCAGCATCACTTCAGCCAAGCTGCCGAACAAATCCTGCTTATGCGTCCCAATGACTTCGCCGAGCAAACCGCCGCAGTTGACAACCTCGCCGACTGCGTCAACCAAAGCTTCGGCTTAGTCGTCATCGACACCTTCAACTCGCTGTACCGCGCAAGGATGGCCGAAACTGCCTCCAAACCTAAAGCATCCTTCTCCGTCAACCGTGAACTCAACCGCCAAATGGCGTTGCTGGCACAGACCGCTAAGACCCAGCACATACCCATAATCGTAACCAGTCAAGTTCGAGCCAAATTCGACGACCCCTACGTCGCCGTTGCGCCAGTAGCCACGCGCGTCGTGCAGTTCTGGGCAGACACCACAATCGCTCTCAAACCCACCGAAACCCCACAAATCATCACGGCAACCCTCAAAAACCGCAACCCTCAAGAAGTAACATGTACTTTACGAATAACACAAACAGGAATACATGACCATCAAATAGCCTGA